The following are from one region of the Amycolatopsis sp. QT-25 genome:
- a CDS encoding SDR family NAD(P)-dependent oxidoreductase: MKTISGTKTWIITGASSGLGLALADAALEAGEFVVGTARRTERFDALQAKHGDRLLALEHDVRDTEGAAVVVERAVEAFGRVDVLVNNAGAGQVGTAEEITDARLRDMLDQHLFGPAAYVRAVLPPMRRAGSGAIVQMSSQGGRMSFPAVGSYSAGKFALEGWSEALAGEVKPFGIQVLIVEPSRFRTEFNAGGVLRTAPRNRAYDQVTDGIRTNMADADGSQEGDPVRGADAIRRVLDAENPPLRLPLGAEAVRNLTRAYTTALEGVRTWAETSESADFPGMPPSVRAF, encoded by the coding sequence ATGAAGACGATCAGCGGTACGAAGACATGGATCATCACCGGAGCGTCGTCGGGCTTGGGGCTGGCTTTGGCCGACGCGGCCTTGGAGGCGGGCGAGTTCGTGGTCGGGACCGCCCGGCGTACGGAACGGTTCGACGCGCTACAGGCCAAGCACGGTGACCGGCTTCTGGCGCTCGAGCACGATGTCCGGGACACGGAGGGCGCCGCCGTGGTCGTGGAGCGGGCTGTCGAGGCGTTCGGGCGAGTGGATGTCCTCGTGAACAATGCCGGTGCCGGTCAGGTCGGTACCGCGGAGGAGATCACGGACGCGCGGTTGCGCGACATGCTCGACCAGCATCTGTTCGGTCCTGCGGCGTATGTCCGCGCCGTGTTGCCACCCATGCGGCGGGCCGGGTCGGGCGCGATCGTGCAGATGAGCAGCCAGGGCGGGCGGATGTCGTTCCCGGCGGTCGGCAGTTATTCGGCGGGGAAGTTCGCGTTGGAGGGATGGTCGGAGGCGCTGGCGGGAGAAGTCAAGCCGTTCGGGATCCAGGTGCTGATCGTGGAGCCCAGCCGCTTCCGCACCGAGTTCAACGCGGGCGGAGTGCTCAGGACCGCACCGCGTAACCGTGCCTACGACCAGGTCACCGACGGCATCCGCACCAACATGGCCGACGCGGACGGCAGCCAAGAGGGCGACCCGGTGCGCGGTGCCGATGCGATCCGCCGAGTGCTGGACGCCGAGAATCCACCCCTGCGGCTCCCTCTCGGAGCGGAGGCCGTACGCAACCTCACTCGCGCGTACACGACCGCGCTCGAAGGAGTGCGCACGTGGGCGGAGACCAGCGAATCCGCCGACTTCCCCGGTATGCCGCCGTCGGTCCGGGCTTTCTGA
- a CDS encoding MerR family transcriptional regulator, translating to MTTDTILERLLASSGDHSVTMIDRLHELLDDSSLDTSATPVTVAKASKIIGLSPHTLRYYEREELVRPTRNSSGYRLYSVSDLRRLVFLARMRVSGMSMQDLKHYVALVEQGESTIPERSRMMLEQRDRIQRRLDELAVALEATEYKIRTYGGTAPKAP from the coding sequence ATGACGACCGACACGATCCTCGAACGACTGCTCGCTTCCTCGGGCGACCACTCGGTCACCATGATCGACAGACTGCACGAACTCCTGGACGATTCCAGCCTGGACACGTCGGCGACGCCCGTGACCGTCGCCAAAGCGTCCAAGATCATCGGCCTGTCCCCGCACACCCTGCGGTACTACGAGCGGGAGGAGCTCGTCCGGCCCACGCGCAACTCCTCCGGATACCGGCTGTATTCGGTGTCCGACTTGCGACGTCTGGTGTTCCTGGCTCGGATGCGTGTCTCGGGCATGTCGATGCAGGATCTCAAGCACTACGTCGCGTTGGTCGAGCAAGGCGAAAGCACCATCCCCGAGCGTAGTCGCATGATGCTCGAGCAACGCGACCGTATCCAGCGGCGGCTGGACGAACTCGCTGTCGCCTTGGAGGCCACCGAGTACAAGATCCGCACGTATGGTGGCACCGCGCCGAAGGCACCGTGA
- a CDS encoding TetR/AcrR family transcriptional regulator — protein sequence MACGEYSVTIVTMYSPEDRTAKAIIRDTAVELFGRHGADAVPLRNVAVQAEVSQALIIKHYGSRDGLITAADEHVLGVTERLLHGVVIESGGDLGLDAIGAPLSRLLGTSSTGPYLAKLLTGEGTRSRHAFERLAEFARGLIEQLAEEGMVASGVDRDDLAVLLLVHDLSVLILRTRITEAFGVDPLDGAGAERLASITKELYSGKALTAR from the coding sequence TTGGCATGTGGTGAATATTCAGTCACTATAGTAACCATGTATTCACCCGAAGATCGAACGGCGAAAGCCATCATCAGAGACACCGCCGTCGAATTGTTCGGCCGTCACGGTGCCGACGCCGTACCACTTCGGAACGTCGCCGTTCAGGCCGAGGTGTCCCAAGCGCTCATCATCAAGCATTACGGCTCGCGGGACGGATTGATCACGGCGGCCGACGAACACGTCCTCGGCGTCACAGAGCGGCTACTGCACGGCGTAGTGATCGAGTCCGGCGGAGACCTGGGCCTCGACGCGATCGGAGCACCGCTCTCTCGGCTGCTCGGCACCTCGAGCACAGGCCCGTACCTGGCAAAGCTGCTCACGGGAGAAGGCACCCGTTCTCGACACGCGTTCGAGCGACTCGCCGAGTTCGCTCGCGGCCTCATCGAGCAACTGGCCGAGGAGGGAATGGTCGCCTCGGGAGTCGACCGGGACGACCTCGCGGTGCTCCTTCTCGTCCACGATCTGTCCGTATTGATCCTGCGCACTCGTATCACCGAAGCATTCGGCGTCGACCCCCTCGACGGTGCCGGCGCGGAGCGTCTGGCGAGTATCACCAAAGAGCTTTACTCGGGCAAGGCGCTGACCGCTCGATGA
- a CDS encoding DUF2087 domain-containing protein has translation MNLPPADQPLPSCRDLVGALAQNDRRAAYAALALGATTVAEVAERAGLRPPAAAVALQKLANVRIASFDPETHIYGLIDDTFQLAVQAEARLAGRAGGDGAGAYFRRGRLTSIPGDKTVRSRVLEVVSDSFEPGVSYPEAKVNAICGEWFDDWVTLRRALVDEGMLRRDKSGTSYERG, from the coding sequence ATGAACCTGCCCCCCGCAGACCAGCCCCTGCCTTCCTGCCGCGATCTGGTGGGCGCGCTCGCCCAGAACGACCGGCGCGCCGCCTACGCGGCTCTCGCCCTCGGTGCGACCACAGTGGCCGAAGTTGCCGAACGTGCCGGGCTGCGCCCACCGGCCGCCGCCGTGGCCCTGCAGAAGCTGGCGAACGTCAGAATCGCTTCTTTCGACCCTGAAACGCACATCTACGGTCTGATCGACGACACCTTCCAGCTGGCGGTTCAAGCGGAAGCCAGGCTCGCTGGGCGAGCAGGCGGGGACGGAGCGGGCGCCTACTTCCGGCGTGGCCGCCTGACCTCCATTCCCGGCGACAAGACAGTGCGAAGCCGGGTGCTGGAGGTGGTGAGCGATTCGTTCGAACCCGGCGTGTCCTATCCCGAAGCCAAGGTCAACGCGATCTGCGGCGAGTGGTTCGACGACTGGGTGACCCTGCGCCGCGCCCTGGTCGACGAGGGCATGCTGCGCAGGGACAAGTCCGGTACGAGCTACGAGCGCGGCTGA
- a CDS encoding PLP-dependent aminotransferase family protein — MNERLGRWSSGRGPLYVLLAARLRTLIDDGELPPGSRLPPDRALASALAVGRSTVVAAYDQLAVEGRIVRRQGSGTRVAGAAPTPLRSTTDAPAFLHLFEPKDGVIMLACAAPAGPPAELIEAYTRILPQLAATTDDIGYHPMGHIALRRAIAERYRQRGVPTTPDQVLVTTGGQQALSLLARALLRPGDRVLVETPTYHGALEAFRAEGAVLRGMPVGLTGFANALAEPRPVLAYTIATHHNPTGAVMPALRRRRLVETAAAAGVVLVDDEVLADLGFPGESTPPPLAAYDDQVITIGSFSKVAWGGLRIGWVRAPARVVARLARLRVVHDLGGNIPAQLAAVDLLSRLDTLQRRGAAERQARHDHLRTELARQLPDWHVPAVPGGQTLWVRLPHGDGTSFTQTALRHGVAVLPGTGLDAEGGSTDHLRLHFLATPDDLTEAVQRLAAAWRGYRPPPGRIPSMPTLAI, encoded by the coding sequence TTGAACGAGCGCCTCGGTCGCTGGTCATCGGGCCGCGGACCGCTGTATGTCCTGCTCGCGGCGCGGCTGCGCACGCTGATCGATGACGGCGAGCTGCCGCCGGGCTCACGACTGCCACCCGACCGCGCGCTGGCCTCGGCGCTGGCGGTCGGCCGCAGCACGGTCGTCGCAGCGTACGACCAGCTCGCGGTGGAGGGCCGCATCGTGCGTCGGCAGGGCAGTGGCACCAGGGTCGCCGGAGCCGCCCCGACACCGCTCCGATCCACCACGGACGCGCCGGCGTTCCTGCACCTGTTCGAACCGAAGGACGGGGTGATCATGCTGGCGTGCGCCGCACCGGCCGGTCCACCCGCGGAGCTGATCGAGGCGTATACCCGGATCCTGCCGCAGCTGGCGGCCACCACGGATGACATCGGCTACCACCCGATGGGACACATCGCGCTGCGCCGCGCGATCGCCGAGCGCTACCGGCAACGTGGCGTGCCCACGACACCGGACCAGGTGCTGGTCACCACCGGCGGGCAGCAGGCGCTGTCACTGCTGGCACGCGCGCTGCTCCGGCCCGGCGACCGGGTGCTGGTGGAGACCCCGACCTACCACGGTGCACTGGAAGCGTTCCGGGCAGAGGGCGCCGTGCTGCGGGGGATGCCCGTCGGGCTCACCGGTTTCGCGAATGCCTTGGCCGAACCCCGTCCCGTGCTCGCCTACACGATCGCCACGCACCACAATCCCACCGGTGCGGTGATGCCCGCGTTGCGACGGCGGCGACTGGTGGAGACAGCGGCCGCCGCCGGTGTCGTCCTGGTCGACGACGAGGTACTCGCCGATCTCGGGTTCCCCGGCGAATCGACACCGCCGCCGTTGGCCGCCTACGACGACCAGGTGATCACGATCGGGTCGTTCAGCAAGGTCGCCTGGGGCGGCCTGCGTATCGGTTGGGTACGGGCACCGGCCCGGGTTGTCGCACGACTGGCGCGGCTGCGGGTCGTGCATGACCTCGGCGGCAACATCCCCGCGCAGCTCGCCGCCGTCGACCTGCTCTCCCGCCTGGACACGCTCCAGCGCCGCGGCGCCGCAGAGCGACAGGCCCGTCACGACCACCTCCGTACCGAGCTCGCCCGGCAGCTACCGGACTGGCACGTGCCCGCCGTGCCCGGCGGCCAGACCCTGTGGGTTCGGTTGCCGCACGGCGACGGGACGTCCTTCACCCAGACCGCCCTGCGCCACGGCGTCGCGGTGCTCCCGGGTACCGGACTCGACGCGGAAGGAGGCAGCACGGACCACCTGCGGCTCCACTTCCTCGCAACGCCGGACGACCTCACTGAAGCCGTCCAACGCCTGGCCGCTGCCTGGCGCGGCTACCGCCCACCGCCCGGCCGGATTCCCTCGATGCCGACCCTGGCGATCTGA
- a CDS encoding pyridoxal phosphate-dependent aminotransferase yields the protein MTTFPPSSMTSLIDSSIRYDLAESTCPPLRVADLADPGELADMALGYGTSRGDTELRELIAAGAGVRAEQVLVTVGAIEAMFLLAQATCVPGDRVLLITPCFPPARTVPEGLGARVDVVPLSFDDGYRLALDTVADALTPRTRLVSLASPQNPSGVRFTDDELRGLLTVVADRAPEAVVLVDETYRESTYDDDPTPWSAAAMSPQLVTCSSLSKANGAPGLRIGWLTTTDPELYERLRQAKFHTTIACSTVDEFLAAHVLRRRKEILRPRANRLGRALAELVDWAQDEPVEIVRPDGGALCCLRLPADLFPHDDAVATFYARLAKSDTRVAPGSWFGEHDRVFRLGFGHLPADDFSTALGRLADALTQ from the coding sequence ATGACCACCTTCCCACCCAGCTCCATGACCAGCCTGATCGACAGCTCGATCCGCTACGACCTGGCCGAGAGCACCTGCCCGCCACTGCGGGTCGCTGATCTGGCCGACCCTGGCGAGCTCGCGGACATGGCACTCGGTTACGGCACCTCACGCGGCGACACCGAGTTGCGTGAGCTGATCGCCGCGGGTGCCGGGGTGCGCGCCGAACAGGTGCTGGTGACGGTCGGCGCGATCGAGGCGATGTTCCTGCTCGCACAGGCCACCTGCGTCCCGGGTGATCGGGTTCTCCTTATCACGCCGTGCTTTCCGCCTGCGCGAACCGTCCCGGAAGGGCTCGGTGCACGGGTGGACGTGGTGCCGTTGTCGTTCGACGACGGGTACCGGCTGGCACTGGACACGGTCGCCGACGCGCTCACCCCCCGCACCCGGCTGGTGTCGCTGGCCTCACCGCAGAATCCTTCCGGTGTCCGGTTCACCGACGACGAGCTGCGCGGACTGCTCACCGTCGTGGCGGATCGCGCACCGGAGGCGGTCGTGCTGGTCGACGAGACCTACCGCGAGTCCACCTACGATGACGACCCGACACCCTGGTCGGCCGCGGCCATGTCGCCACAGCTCGTCACCTGCTCCTCGCTGTCCAAAGCGAACGGCGCACCCGGCCTGCGCATCGGCTGGCTGACCACCACCGACCCCGAACTGTACGAACGGCTCCGCCAAGCCAAGTTCCACACCACCATCGCCTGCTCCACCGTCGACGAGTTCCTGGCCGCACATGTCCTACGCCGGCGAAAGGAAATTCTCCGCCCACGCGCCAACCGGCTGGGCCGAGCGCTCGCCGAACTGGTCGACTGGGCACAGGACGAGCCCGTCGAGATCGTCCGCCCGGACGGTGGCGCCCTGTGCTGCCTACGCCTGCCCGCCGACCTCTTCCCGCACGACGACGCGGTCGCCACCTTCTACGCCCGCCTCGCCAAGAGCGACACCCGCGTCGCGCCCGGCTCATGGTTCGGCGAGCACGACAGGGTGTTCCGGCTTGGCTTCGGCCACCTTCCGGCCGACGACTTCAGCACCGCACTCGGCCGCCTCGCCGACGCCCTCACCCAGTGA
- a CDS encoding pyridoxal-dependent decarboxylase, with the protein MYPKLTDDLDDLPELLMATRAAAERALTSLDTRPVAARAPEAGAAPTPVAGIGTAGALTRFEERWAPWFSGSAGPRYFGFVTGGATPASVAGDWLTSAYDQNAASGGDSAAVDLERETIGWLAELFGLGTEHHGAFVTCATMSNFVGLAVAREWLGEQAGISVTHAGVRALGRIPVLSATPHSSVYKALSMLGIGRDELTLVPVLPEREAVDVDRLAEALAALDGQPAIVVANAGTVNTVDFDDLRAIAALKERFPFWLHVDGAFGAFAALSPRHRGLVDGLAEADSVCVDLHKWLNVPYDAAVQFTRRRDLQFAVFKNVAAYLPPPVGEPAYADLTPENSRRLRALPTWFSLVAYGREGHQEIVDRTTALAARLGKRLAGEPKLRLLAPVRLNVVCCTLADNPTQERVDTLIRAVTGSGEAVITPTAYHGTPGFRVAFSNWRTTESDVDRLCTVLTTAAEHVTDKGNPAPADDSPR; encoded by the coding sequence ATGTACCCCAAGCTCACCGATGACCTGGACGACCTGCCCGAATTGCTGATGGCCACCCGAGCCGCGGCCGAACGCGCGCTCACCAGCCTGGACACGCGGCCGGTCGCCGCGCGAGCGCCTGAGGCCGGTGCCGCCCCGACACCCGTGGCCGGGATCGGCACGGCCGGCGCGCTGACCCGGTTCGAGGAACGCTGGGCACCGTGGTTCTCCGGCAGCGCCGGTCCGAGGTACTTCGGGTTCGTCACCGGCGGCGCCACCCCCGCCTCGGTGGCCGGAGACTGGCTGACCAGCGCGTACGACCAGAACGCCGCCTCCGGAGGAGATTCGGCCGCGGTCGACCTGGAGCGCGAGACGATCGGCTGGCTCGCGGAACTGTTCGGCCTGGGCACTGAACACCACGGCGCCTTCGTCACCTGTGCCACGATGTCGAACTTCGTCGGCCTCGCGGTGGCCAGGGAATGGCTCGGCGAACAAGCCGGCATCTCGGTGACCCACGCCGGCGTCCGCGCGCTCGGCCGGATCCCGGTGCTCTCGGCGACCCCGCACTCGAGTGTCTACAAAGCACTGTCCATGTTGGGCATCGGCAGGGACGAGCTGACCCTGGTACCCGTGTTGCCCGAGCGGGAGGCGGTGGATGTCGACCGCCTGGCCGAAGCCCTCGCGGCGCTGGACGGACAGCCCGCCATCGTGGTCGCCAACGCCGGCACGGTGAACACCGTGGACTTCGACGACCTTCGCGCGATCGCGGCGCTGAAGGAGCGGTTCCCGTTCTGGCTGCACGTGGACGGCGCTTTCGGCGCCTTCGCGGCTTTGTCGCCCCGCCACCGCGGGCTGGTCGACGGCCTCGCGGAAGCCGACTCGGTCTGCGTGGACCTGCACAAGTGGCTGAACGTCCCGTACGACGCCGCGGTGCAGTTCACCCGGCGCCGCGACCTTCAGTTCGCGGTGTTCAAGAACGTCGCCGCTTACCTGCCGCCACCGGTCGGCGAACCCGCGTACGCCGATCTGACCCCCGAGAACTCCCGGCGACTGCGAGCGCTGCCCACCTGGTTCTCACTGGTCGCCTATGGCCGTGAGGGACACCAGGAGATCGTCGACCGCACCACCGCGCTGGCCGCCCGGCTGGGCAAGCGGCTGGCCGGCGAACCAAAGCTGCGACTGCTGGCACCGGTCCGCCTCAACGTCGTCTGCTGCACCCTCGCCGACAACCCGACCCAGGAACGGGTCGACACCCTGATCCGAGCGGTCACCGGCAGCGGCGAGGCCGTGATCACGCCGACCGCGTACCACGGCACACCCGGCTTCCGAGTGGCGTTCAGCAACTGGCGCACCACCGAATCCGATGTGGACAGACTCTGCACGGTACTGACCACGGCCGCGGAGCACGTCACCGACAAGGGAAATCCCGCACCGGCCGATGACTCACCGCGTTGA
- a CDS encoding ImmA/IrrE family metallo-endopeptidase — MTERLGDIAAFFDGGRLTLARQLAGLRKNALAALIQKTPTAVAAYESGTKRPAPATVGALAIALEVAPGFFLARKQSFPVAATVPHFRSLRSTSQISRDQAYSYGCLAVDIATTIERHVEFPKRDLPSYPVSTEETGGRAPEEAASLLRKQWEIPEGPVGHLVRLTESHGGLVVFSPLDNATVDAYSFDTPEWPIILLNPLKDDYYRQRFDVAHELGHLVMHVDAEPGGRIVEDQAHRFAAELLMPADEIAEQLPSRADWRRLGQLKQHWNVSLQALLFRARTLGVMSDVTYRNAMVTVSSKGWRRREPGPMPLLERPSLLPRAIELIRAETEVDELALASECQAPLELFRTITSRSPTVDYRAGSTK; from the coding sequence ATGACTGAACGGCTGGGCGATATCGCCGCCTTCTTCGACGGCGGTCGCCTGACCCTGGCTCGACAACTGGCGGGCTTGCGGAAGAACGCTCTGGCGGCGTTGATCCAGAAAACGCCTACAGCGGTCGCGGCATACGAGAGCGGGACGAAGAGACCGGCCCCGGCCACGGTAGGCGCCCTGGCGATCGCGCTGGAGGTCGCGCCGGGATTCTTTCTGGCCCGGAAGCAGTCGTTCCCGGTCGCCGCCACCGTCCCGCATTTCCGGTCATTGAGATCGACCAGTCAGATCTCGCGTGATCAGGCCTACTCCTACGGATGCCTCGCGGTCGACATCGCGACCACGATCGAGCGACATGTCGAGTTCCCGAAACGCGACTTGCCCAGCTACCCGGTATCGACCGAGGAAACCGGTGGCCGCGCCCCGGAGGAGGCGGCGTCACTGCTGCGGAAGCAATGGGAAATCCCGGAAGGACCTGTCGGGCATCTTGTCAGGCTGACCGAGAGCCACGGTGGCCTTGTCGTGTTCAGCCCCTTGGACAACGCGACGGTCGACGCGTACTCCTTCGACACGCCCGAGTGGCCGATCATCCTGCTCAATCCATTGAAGGACGACTACTACCGCCAACGCTTCGACGTGGCACACGAGCTCGGGCACTTGGTGATGCATGTGGATGCCGAACCAGGGGGCCGGATCGTCGAGGATCAGGCACACCGCTTCGCCGCGGAGTTGTTGATGCCGGCGGACGAGATCGCCGAACAGCTGCCAAGCAGAGCGGACTGGCGACGACTCGGCCAGCTCAAGCAGCACTGGAACGTCAGCCTGCAAGCCCTCTTGTTCCGGGCACGAACTCTTGGCGTCATGAGCGACGTCACCTATCGCAACGCGATGGTCACGGTGTCCTCCAAGGGGTGGCGGCGGCGCGAGCCCGGTCCGATGCCCCTGCTGGAGCGGCCGTCCCTGTTACCTCGCGCCATCGAACTCATTCGCGCCGAAACCGAGGTGGACGAACTCGCGCTGGCATCGGAGTGCCAGGCACCGCTCGAGCTGTTCAGGACCATCACGTCGCGTTCTCCGACGGTCGACTACCGTGCCGGCAGCACGAAGTAG
- a CDS encoding tetratricopeptide repeat protein, which produces MVGRIRILPRRRRPGDAAARDAQPQQTEDSVPAAPSLWDDYLARPPAPADDETRWLGEAEDGDTDAMFALSQLYETDGRAADAATWRHRAATAGHPAAMAAEAYLHDQRGSTGEARFWWRQAAEHGDLHARYSLALLLERDGETDEAETWYLAAAQDDHVLAQAQLAYLLHQRGDEQDADYWWHRAAEHDHLTALYNLGARALEDNRPRDAETWWHRAADLGHLDSTLRLASLLAGEQDERAEHWWERIADHHPYAARQAAVTRKRKRRRGIAEDQDLSPAARTWKLQARHGDTDAMFQLALYYQENRQPEHANTWLLSALHAGSTAVLAYLDYVHDRAEHIMTGRPPPCEHVEQTRTQRNHQPSTDILTTRTAEIMIHCRIQCETRSPYLSH; this is translated from the coding sequence GTGGTCGGACGTATCCGCATCCTGCCGCGGCGTCGCCGGCCTGGTGACGCCGCGGCCCGGGACGCCCAGCCCCAGCAAACCGAGGACAGCGTTCCCGCGGCGCCGAGCCTGTGGGACGACTACCTCGCCCGCCCACCCGCGCCCGCCGACGACGAAACCCGCTGGCTCGGCGAGGCCGAGGACGGCGACACCGACGCCATGTTCGCCCTCTCCCAGCTCTATGAGACCGACGGCCGCGCCGCCGACGCCGCGACCTGGCGCCACCGCGCCGCCACAGCCGGGCACCCCGCGGCGATGGCCGCCGAGGCCTATCTGCACGACCAGCGAGGCTCCACCGGCGAAGCCCGTTTCTGGTGGCGCCAGGCCGCGGAACACGGCGACCTGCACGCCCGGTACTCCCTCGCCCTCCTGCTCGAACGCGACGGCGAGACCGACGAAGCCGAAACCTGGTACCTGGCCGCCGCCCAAGACGACCACGTCCTGGCCCAAGCCCAGCTCGCCTACCTGCTGCACCAGCGCGGTGATGAGCAGGACGCGGACTACTGGTGGCACCGCGCCGCCGAACACGACCACCTCACCGCCCTCTACAACCTCGGCGCCCGCGCCCTGGAAGACAACCGCCCCCGCGACGCCGAAACCTGGTGGCACCGCGCCGCCGACCTCGGCCACCTCGACTCCACCCTGCGGCTGGCATCCCTGCTGGCCGGAGAACAGGACGAACGAGCCGAGCACTGGTGGGAACGCATCGCTGACCACCACCCCTACGCCGCACGGCAGGCCGCGGTGACGCGAAAGCGGAAACGCCGCCGCGGCATCGCCGAAGACCAGGATCTCAGCCCCGCCGCCCGGACCTGGAAACTCCAAGCCAGGCACGGCGACACCGACGCGATGTTCCAGCTTGCCTTGTACTACCAGGAAAACCGGCAGCCAGAACACGCCAACACCTGGCTGCTGTCCGCGCTCCACGCGGGCAGCACCGCCGTGCTCGCCTACCTCGACTACGTCCACGACCGGGCCGAACACATCATGACCGGCCGCCCCCCGCCCTGCGAGCACGTCGAACAGACGAGAACCCAGCGGAACCACCAACCCAGCACCGACATCCTGACCACACGCACCGCCGAGATCATGATCCACTGCCGGATCCAGTGCGAGACACGCTCGCCCTACCTCAGCCACTGA
- a CDS encoding AAA family ATPase: MNRSGKGSHAAKTIAFFDHKGGVGKTTMLFDVAIEMGRLGRKVLMVDLDAQANLTAITLEEERLSRLYPPPPKISPETVAGAFAPLVGGSGDVATPSALEVRPDRVWLRPGDIQLSAFEAILPSAWTESLAGNERGFRVTSADI, translated from the coding sequence ATGAATCGATCAGGCAAGGGCTCTCATGCAGCCAAGACGATCGCCTTCTTCGATCACAAGGGCGGCGTTGGAAAGACCACGATGTTGTTCGATGTTGCGATCGAGATGGGGCGGCTCGGTCGCAAGGTTCTTATGGTGGATCTGGACGCCCAGGCCAACTTGACTGCCATCACCCTCGAAGAGGAACGGCTCTCTCGGCTCTACCCGCCACCACCGAAGATCAGCCCCGAAACGGTCGCCGGAGCGTTCGCACCACTGGTTGGTGGCTCGGGAGATGTAGCCACTCCTTCAGCTCTGGAGGTACGACCAGATCGAGTCTGGCTCCGGCCAGGCGACATCCAGCTGTCGGCCTTCGAAGCGATCCTCCCGAGCGCCTGGACAGAGTCCCTGGCAGGTAACGAGCGCGGGTTTCGGGTCACTAGTGCTGACATCTGA
- a CDS encoding TetR/AcrR family transcriptional regulator: MDSRGRLTGAMAELLWERGYAATSPRDVMARAGVGQGSMYHHFAGKHELAVEALSMVATDLTGESSLLDGEGSPLERMKRYLSLPRPGTRGCRVGRMTQDPQVVADAQLITIVADAFETMLARWEQTIAEAIAAGELPASTVPADLARTLAAVIQGGYVLARAQGDQAPMEAAIRGAIGLVDAAHATTAADH, translated from the coding sequence ATGGACTCACGGGGCCGGTTGACGGGTGCGATGGCGGAGCTGCTGTGGGAGCGGGGCTACGCCGCGACGAGCCCGCGGGACGTGATGGCGCGCGCGGGGGTCGGGCAGGGCAGCATGTACCACCACTTCGCGGGGAAGCACGAGCTCGCCGTCGAGGCCTTGTCGATGGTCGCCACGGACCTGACGGGCGAGTCGTCGTTGCTGGATGGCGAGGGCTCGCCGCTGGAGCGGATGAAGCGCTACCTCTCGTTGCCGCGACCGGGCACGCGGGGCTGCCGGGTGGGACGGATGACGCAAGACCCGCAGGTCGTCGCGGACGCCCAGCTCATCACGATCGTCGCCGACGCCTTCGAGACGATGCTGGCCCGGTGGGAACAGACGATCGCCGAGGCGATCGCGGCCGGTGAGCTGCCGGCGAGCACCGTGCCGGCCGACCTCGCCCGGACGTTGGCCGCGGTCATCCAGGGCGGCTACGTCCTCGCCCGCGCGCAGGGCGACCAGGCCCCGATGGAAGCCGCGATCCGCGGCGCGATCGGTCTGGTCGACGCCGCACACGCCACCACAGCCGCCGACCACTGA